In the Arachis ipaensis cultivar K30076 chromosome B04, Araip1.1, whole genome shotgun sequence genome, ACACTACATAAAAGAATAACTATAAAAACTTATATTTTTCTCTTGTTTGTTTTTTCTTGGTTGCTAAATtctaacttttcttttaatttttctattttatcttcTAGCAACTTCACAAATATTTAGCATGATTTTTTTACACATTGCTAAACTGAATTGAAATTATCTCATCCAACCACGCAAAAATTTTGGAATGTAGTCAGTGGCTCTGAAATAAAGTTCATTAAATCAGTACAAGCAAACATACTAAAACTATCAACCAAGTTAATATCAAAGTTCACACAATATTGACAAATCTACCTTGAACTTAAACTACTCAAAACATACTTGAAGAAATAATGGATATACACTTATATTATAGTAGCAGTACCGAGAAAAATTTTCTTTGACTTTTTCATTGTATGTAATTCTTGCATGTCAGCATACGCTCTATATTCGCATTTAGGGTATTCGAATTTTCTTCTCCTACTACCTCCACTTGCATTGCTAGTTGAATCCATGAATTTTGCAATCTGCTTTCCTCCAACACGTCGCTGAGAAGTTGAAGATCGATATACATTACTCATGATTTGTTTTTTTGTCATAGAATTAGCTGTTTCTATTAGGTTATGTAATGGAATCAATTTAAATGACGATGTCATTCTGATGATTAGCTAGAGAGTTAATTGTCCCAAACAAATCGTTATTATCCACCTCAGTTAAGTGTAGTACAAGTGTCTTCCTCAACTTAAAAACCTAACATATGTAAGTAAAATTTATCAAGTTTTACTTAAAATATTTACACAAGGGTCGATTTGTCTAATGAAATTGAATTTTATGGACCGATTTGTCTCTATTTTAAAGAATTGTCCAAAACTTCAAATTGAAAATGGATAAGGACCAAAAAAAGGAGAGGAGTGCTAGGgacagtaatttttgtgttttgtaaccatcaattagtcatcaataatatttttaatggtgttgAGATTATATTCAATGGTGGGAGATcattcacttttcttttgatgattATGTGCTAgtcacaaaacacaaaaattactgacCTCCTAGACTTTCTCAAAAAAGTTTTACTCTAAAATTAAAAAGGGTcaatttatcaatttttaaaattttttgaaattgtaaccaaaaacatatttttttttgaaataataaaacatTTTAACCTGGACTCTCACACACATTCATTCTCATACCACTCTTGCTCCATTTTGTGACCAATTTTCCGAAAGAAAACCGAATCGGAAAGAACCATGGGAGGAGGCGGAGCTGCAGATCACGGCCATGGAGCTCATGGAGGAGATTTCAGGAGCAAAGTATGGAGCATGACCGGAGGCCCTTACTGCCGCCCTAAGCACTGGAGGCGCAACACCGCCATAGCCATGTTCGGCGTCTTCCTCATCTGTGTCCCACTCGCTATGAAATCCGCGGAGCTCGAGGTCCCTTTTCCCAATCTAtgatcttatttttttttctgttgaaTTTGTTGCAGAAATTTTGAATGTTTAggtggattttttagggtttgttgattgatgattttattgACTGGTTGCGCAATCAGTTTGTGTTATTTGGGAATTCTAGGTGTGTTAATGGAATCTGGGTTTTCTAGTATCTTATTCTGGAGGTGGCTAAGGATTTAGGATTACTCTATTGAACtttgttctttatttattttttatttttttaacatagGATTGTTTTGGAGCCTGAGATTTGAAAGTTGTTTATTTTGCATTGTTAGTTAGAATGCTGAAATGTTGATCTATGTTAAGATTGATGATTACATTATTATTCTCTGTTTCTCTTGCTTATCTCTAAgatgaaaacaacaaccttttcaGCCAGTTTTCCTTGTTTTCACCTTGATCAAGCATTTGTTtagatttttagattttttatcaATCATTCAGTTGGATAGCGGGCACTGTTATTCACATTTTGTCATTATAGCTTTCTAGCTTCACTTTGTGCATTTTGTGAAATTGGGTTTGTTTGCAGATGAATTAAGTTACAGCTCAAAAGCAT is a window encoding:
- the LOC107634961 gene encoding uncharacterized protein LOC107634961 is translated as MGGGGAADHGHGAHGGDFRSKVWSMTGGPYCRPKHWRRNTAIAMFGVFLICVPLAMKSAELEQRPHHPVRPIPSQIWCKNFGTKDYKDFE